A single window of Bacillaceae bacterium S4-13-56 DNA harbors:
- a CDS encoding type I restriction-modification system subunit M N-terminal domain-containing protein, translating to MAMKKSELYSRLWKSCDQLRGGMDASQYKDYILVLLFMRYVTDKYHGKRDALIEVPEGGSFHDLIKLKGDKEIGDKTNVVIRKMADANDLVGVITVADFNDADKLGKGKEMVDRLTNLVAIFEDPELDFGGNGADGDDILGDAYEYLMKHFATESGKSKGQFYTPSEVSRIMAKVIGIEKAKSQSQTIYERIIQKLIQFNEPQKCYA from the coding sequence ATGGCGATGAAAAAGAGCGAGCTATATAGTAGATTATGGAAAAGTTGTGACCAATTAAGAGGTGGAATGGATGCCTCACAATATAAAGATTATATTCTCGTGTTACTGTTTATGAGATACGTAACAGATAAATATCATGGGAAAAGAGATGCGCTCATAGAAGTACCGGAGGGCGGAAGCTTCCATGATTTAATAAAGCTAAAAGGTGACAAGGAAATTGGTGATAAAACCAACGTTGTCATCAGAAAAATGGCTGATGCTAACGACTTGGTAGGTGTTATTACAGTTGCTGACTTTAATGATGCGGACAAGCTTGGTAAAGGTAAAGAAATGGTTGATCGCCTTACCAACTTGGTGGCAATTTTTGAGGATCCTGAGCTTGATTTTGGCGGGAATGGTGCAGATGGAGACGATATTCTTGGAGATGCTTATGAGTACCTAATGAAGCATTTTGCCACTGAATCTGGAAAAAGCAAAGGGCAGTTCTACACTCCATCTGAGGTTTCCAGAATCATGGCTAAGGTTATAGGTATCGAGAAGGCTAAAAGTCAATCTCAGACCATTTATGAGAGAATCATTCAGAAATTGATACAATTTAATGAACCTCAAAAGTGCTATGCATAG
- a CDS encoding helix-turn-helix domain-containing protein, which produces MDYITTKEAAENWGLTERRVQVLCRKGKIPGVARLGWAWAIPKDAKKPEDGRYNRNSGKNK; this is translated from the coding sequence ATGGACTATATTACGACAAAAGAAGCTGCTGAAAATTGGGGTTTAACCGAACGCCGAGTACAAGTCTTATGTAGGAAAGGGAAGATACCTGGTGTAGCCAGACTTGGCTGGGCATGGGCCATACCTAAAGATGCAAAGAAGCCAGAAGATGGTAGATATAACAGGAATAGTGGCAAAAATAAGTAA